From Halobacterium sp. R2-5, the proteins below share one genomic window:
- a CDS encoding chemotaxis protein CheW, protein MTSATDVLEFSLGEDRYCIDIAHVDEIVDATEDVTPIPNADAHVVGVVDLRGETTTVVDPRVRLGINGEANGKRIVVLSEHESTGLLVDDVHEVESVDPEAIDESAASESTRGVVRRDDRFVVWVKPDALV, encoded by the coding sequence ATGACATCGGCGACGGACGTGCTGGAGTTCTCTCTGGGCGAGGACCGCTACTGCATCGACATCGCGCACGTCGACGAGATCGTGGACGCCACCGAGGACGTCACCCCGATTCCGAACGCCGACGCCCACGTCGTCGGCGTCGTGGACCTCCGCGGCGAGACGACGACGGTCGTCGACCCGCGCGTACGCCTCGGCATCAACGGGGAGGCGAACGGCAAGCGCATCGTCGTGCTCTCCGAGCACGAGAGCACGGGCCTGCTGGTCGACGACGTCCACGAGGTCGAGTCCGTCGACCCGGAGGCGATCGACGAGTCGGCGGCCTCCGAGAGCACGCGCGGTGTCGTCCGGCGCGACGACCGCTTCGTCGTCTGGGTGAAGCCGGACGCCCTCGTCTAG
- a CDS encoding helix-turn-helix domain-containing protein, translated as MDPVDVLRVLGNKYNAEILEATHAPKSAQELSEELDIPIATSYRRIEELSEHDLLKLEGKELSDEGRRTKVYRRQVDEISVKFGVDETEIETTERTEAKNALVDVWSDLRSEQ; from the coding sequence ATGGACCCGGTGGACGTGCTACGAGTACTCGGCAACAAGTACAACGCCGAGATCCTCGAAGCGACGCACGCCCCGAAGTCTGCCCAGGAGCTCAGCGAGGAACTCGACATCCCCATCGCGACGAGCTACCGACGCATCGAGGAACTGAGCGAGCACGACCTCCTCAAGCTGGAGGGCAAGGAGCTCTCCGACGAGGGCCGACGCACCAAGGTCTACCGCCGGCAGGTCGACGAGATCTCCGTGAAGTTCGGGGTCGACGAGACCGAGATCGAGACCACCGAACGCACCGAGGCGAAGAACGCCCTCGTCGACGTCTGGAGCGACCTGCGCTCGGAGCAGTAG
- a CDS encoding acetate--CoA ligase: protein MEDDASGLFAPDRVAVVGATDREGAVGRAIVTNLADFDGDVVAVNPGRDEVLGYDCYPDLQSAPDADLAVVVVPPSAVVDAACDAGEAGVRNVVVITAGFSETGSEGADRERELAAVADDYDLNLVGPNSLGVLSTPTGLNATFGPSNALPGSLSFMSQSGAFITAVLDWANDQGIGFKDVVSLGNKAVMDETDFLRQWHDDPETNVVLGYLEGIEDGREFIDTAREVTKDTPAVVVKSGRTEAGAQAASSHTGTIAGSEAAYEAGFDQAGVVRAENVQELFDFARALDGLPLPDSERVAVVTNAGGPGVMATDAVGDARLSMASFDDDTLDALSETLPDAANVYNPVDVLGDAGVDRFAEALDTVFAADGVGCAVVVAAPTAVLDFEDLAEVLADRQAEHGKPVVACLMGGERTERASDALAEAGIPNYFDPARAVGSLDALAVQRAVENREYEAPAEFDVDRERAREILDTAAERDSRRLGVEAMDLLDAYGIPTPEGEVVDDPADAVWVANDIEGDVVMKIVSPDILHKSDIGGVKVGVPDEDVRDAYEDLVTRAKNYQPDATILGVQIQEMVDTDAGTETILGVNRDPQFGPLVLFGLGGIFVEVLEDTSVRVAPVSGREADEMIDDLDSAPLLRGARGREPADEAAITEAVQRLSQLVTDFPAILELDVNPLLATGDGVQALDVRLTIDPEEL, encoded by the coding sequence ATGGAAGACGACGCAAGCGGGCTGTTCGCGCCCGACAGAGTCGCCGTCGTCGGCGCGACCGACAGGGAGGGCGCCGTCGGCCGCGCCATCGTGACGAACCTCGCCGACTTCGACGGCGACGTCGTCGCCGTCAACCCCGGCCGCGACGAGGTGCTCGGGTACGACTGCTACCCGGACCTCCAGTCGGCCCCCGACGCCGACCTCGCCGTCGTCGTCGTGCCGCCGTCGGCGGTGGTCGACGCCGCCTGCGACGCTGGCGAGGCGGGCGTCCGGAACGTGGTGGTCATCACCGCGGGGTTCAGCGAGACCGGCAGCGAGGGCGCCGACCGCGAGCGCGAACTCGCGGCCGTCGCCGACGACTACGACCTCAACCTCGTCGGGCCGAACAGCCTCGGCGTGCTCTCCACGCCAACCGGACTGAACGCGACGTTCGGCCCGTCGAACGCGCTCCCCGGCTCGCTGTCGTTCATGAGCCAGTCGGGCGCGTTCATCACGGCCGTGCTGGACTGGGCGAACGACCAGGGAATCGGCTTCAAGGACGTGGTCAGCCTCGGCAACAAGGCCGTCATGGACGAGACGGACTTCCTCCGCCAGTGGCACGACGACCCCGAGACGAACGTCGTGCTCGGCTACCTGGAGGGCATCGAGGACGGCCGCGAGTTCATCGACACCGCCCGCGAGGTTACGAAGGACACCCCCGCTGTCGTCGTGAAGTCCGGCCGCACGGAGGCCGGCGCGCAGGCCGCGTCCTCGCACACGGGGACCATCGCGGGCAGCGAGGCCGCCTACGAGGCGGGCTTCGACCAGGCGGGCGTCGTCCGCGCGGAGAACGTCCAGGAGCTGTTCGACTTCGCGCGCGCCCTCGACGGCCTCCCGCTGCCGGACTCCGAGCGCGTCGCGGTCGTCACGAACGCCGGCGGCCCGGGCGTGATGGCGACCGACGCGGTCGGCGACGCCCGGCTCTCGATGGCGTCGTTCGACGACGACACGCTCGACGCGCTCTCGGAGACACTGCCGGACGCGGCGAACGTCTACAACCCCGTGGACGTGCTCGGGGACGCGGGCGTCGACCGGTTCGCGGAGGCCCTCGACACCGTGTTCGCGGCCGACGGTGTCGGCTGTGCGGTCGTCGTCGCCGCGCCGACCGCCGTGCTGGACTTCGAGGACCTCGCCGAGGTGCTCGCGGACAGGCAGGCCGAGCACGGCAAGCCCGTCGTGGCGTGCCTGATGGGCGGCGAGCGCACCGAGCGAGCGTCGGACGCGCTCGCCGAGGCGGGCATCCCGAACTACTTCGACCCGGCGCGCGCGGTCGGCAGCCTCGACGCGCTCGCCGTCCAGCGCGCCGTCGAGAACCGCGAGTACGAGGCGCCCGCGGAGTTCGACGTCGACCGCGAGCGCGCCCGCGAGATTCTCGACACCGCCGCCGAGCGCGACTCCCGCCGGCTCGGCGTCGAAGCGATGGACCTGCTGGACGCCTACGGCATCCCGACGCCCGAGGGCGAAGTCGTCGACGACCCCGCGGACGCCGTCTGGGTCGCCAACGACATCGAGGGCGACGTGGTGATGAAGATCGTCAGCCCGGACATCCTTCACAAGTCCGATATCGGCGGCGTCAAGGTCGGCGTCCCCGACGAGGACGTCCGGGACGCCTACGAGGACCTCGTGACGCGCGCGAAGAACTACCAGCCCGACGCCACCATCCTCGGCGTCCAGATTCAGGAGATGGTCGACACCGACGCCGGCACGGAGACGATTCTCGGCGTGAACCGCGACCCGCAGTTCGGGCCGCTCGTGCTGTTCGGGCTGGGCGGCATCTTCGTGGAGGTGCTGGAGGACACGAGCGTCCGCGTCGCGCCCGTCTCCGGGCGCGAGGCTGACGAGATGATCGACGACCTCGACTCCGCGCCGCTGCTCCGGGGCGCGCGCGGCCGCGAACCGGCCGACGAGGCAGCGATCACGGAGGCCGTCCAGCGGCTCAGTCAGCTCGTCACGGACTTCCCGGCGATACTGGAACTGGACGTCAACCCCCTGCTGGCGACCGGCGACGGCGTACAGGCGCTGGACGTGCGGCTCACGATCGACCCCGAGGAACTATGA
- a CDS encoding MinD/ParA family protein → MNEAGGDGYVFAVASGKGGVGKSTTTANLGVALADDGFDVAVVDVDLGMANLASLLGVDADVTLHDVLSGNAGPADATYETNGLTLVPGSTDLEQFAEADAKSLHRVVEYLRARNDVVLLDAGAGLSYDIAMAMSVADGVLLVTTAELMSLTDATKTGKLVGKLEKPVVGAVFTRTGDGGFDDVEGIAAALGTTDAVTVSVPHDEAVKLAVRKGRPVVALKPDSPAARAYDRLAAKLADSVGMEPPEPEPSGFEWVDPATGETEEPGTPAEDTDDGPVYEIPLEDLIEEAGLDADGDASERRVKLYDRVKSKFS, encoded by the coding sequence ATGAACGAGGCCGGAGGCGACGGGTACGTGTTCGCCGTCGCCAGCGGGAAGGGCGGCGTCGGCAAGTCGACGACCACGGCGAACCTCGGCGTGGCGCTCGCCGACGACGGGTTCGACGTGGCCGTCGTGGACGTCGACCTCGGGATGGCGAACCTCGCGAGCCTGCTCGGCGTCGACGCGGACGTCACGCTCCACGACGTGCTCTCGGGGAACGCCGGGCCGGCCGACGCCACCTACGAGACGAACGGCCTCACGCTCGTGCCCGGTTCGACGGACTTAGAGCAGTTCGCGGAGGCGGACGCGAAGTCCCTCCACCGCGTCGTGGAGTACCTCCGCGCGCGCAACGACGTGGTGCTGCTGGACGCGGGAGCGGGCCTGAGCTACGACATCGCGATGGCGATGAGCGTCGCGGACGGCGTGCTGCTGGTGACGACGGCGGAGCTGATGTCGCTGACCGACGCCACGAAGACCGGTAAGCTCGTCGGGAAACTGGAGAAGCCGGTCGTGGGCGCGGTGTTCACGCGCACGGGCGACGGCGGCTTCGACGACGTGGAGGGCATCGCGGCGGCGCTCGGGACGACCGACGCGGTGACGGTCAGCGTCCCGCACGACGAGGCGGTGAAGCTCGCGGTGCGGAAGGGCCGACCGGTCGTCGCGCTGAAACCGGACAGCCCCGCGGCCCGTGCGTACGACCGGCTCGCCGCGAAGCTCGCGGACAGCGTCGGGATGGAACCCCCGGAGCCCGAGCCGTCGGGCTTCGAGTGGGTCGACCCCGCGACCGGCGAGACCGAAGAGCCGGGAACGCCCGCGGAGGACACCGACGACGGCCCCGTGTACGAGATTCCGCTCGAAGACCTCATCGAGGAAGCCGGCCTGGACGCGGACGGCGACGCCTCCGAGCGCCGCGTGAAGCTGTACGACCGCGTGAAGTCGAAGTTCTCGTAG
- a CDS encoding phosphotransacetylase family protein has translation MNTLLVTSTEAGTGKTAVALALARLANERGDDVGYMKPKGTRLESNVGKTLDADPMLARELLDLDAEMHELEPVVYSPTFVEGAIRGREDPEELRTRVREAFEGLAEGKDAMVVEGADDLATGGIVDLTDPEVAELLDADVVVLSRYREPGDVDDVLAAADALGDRCAGVVFNAVADADYDDVETDVAPFLDGRDVPVLGVVPRDADLAGVTVADLASELGADLLTEDGVGTDGRVERFLVGAMSGEAALSHFRRTKDAAVITGGDRANVQTAALDSPGVTCLVLTGGHRPSGAVLGKAAEEGVPVLSVQSDTLTTVERAENLVRGGRVRDERTVDRMRELLHDHADVDVLLD, from the coding sequence ATGAACACGCTACTGGTCACATCCACCGAAGCAGGCACCGGCAAGACCGCGGTCGCGCTCGCGCTCGCGCGGCTCGCGAACGAACGCGGCGACGACGTCGGCTACATGAAGCCGAAGGGCACGCGGCTGGAGAGCAACGTCGGGAAGACCCTCGACGCCGACCCGATGCTCGCCCGCGAACTGCTCGACCTCGACGCCGAGATGCACGAGCTCGAACCCGTCGTCTACTCGCCGACGTTCGTCGAGGGCGCGATTCGCGGCCGCGAAGACCCCGAGGAGCTACGGACGCGCGTCCGTGAGGCCTTCGAGGGGCTCGCCGAGGGGAAGGACGCGATGGTCGTGGAGGGCGCCGACGACCTCGCGACCGGCGGCATCGTCGACCTCACGGACCCCGAGGTCGCCGAGCTGCTGGACGCCGACGTGGTCGTGCTCTCGCGGTACCGCGAGCCCGGGGACGTCGACGACGTGCTCGCGGCCGCTGACGCGCTCGGCGACCGCTGCGCGGGCGTCGTGTTCAACGCCGTCGCGGACGCCGACTACGACGACGTAGAGACGGACGTCGCGCCGTTCCTCGACGGCCGTGACGTCCCCGTGCTCGGCGTGGTCCCGCGGGACGCGGACCTCGCGGGCGTCACCGTCGCCGACCTCGCGAGCGAGCTCGGTGCGGACCTGCTCACGGAGGACGGCGTCGGCACCGACGGCCGCGTCGAGCGCTTCCTCGTCGGCGCGATGAGCGGCGAGGCCGCGCTCAGTCACTTCCGGCGGACGAAGGACGCCGCGGTCATCACGGGCGGCGACCGCGCGAACGTCCAGACCGCCGCCCTCGACTCGCCGGGCGTGACGTGTCTCGTGCTCACGGGCGGCCACCGGCCGTCGGGCGCGGTGCTCGGGAAAGCGGCGGAGGAAGGAGTTCCGGTGCTGTCGGTGCAGTCGGACACGCTGACGACCGTCGAGCGCGCCGAGAACCTCGTGCGCGGCGGTCGCGTGCGCGACGAGCGAACCGTCGACAGGATGCGAGAACTACTGCACGACCACGCGGACGTCGACGTGCTGCTCGACTAG
- a CDS encoding MazG-like family protein, translating into MDEQARVAAFLDDNDMRTPPAYRVLDLASEVGELAKNVNESTEYGADAAAAGVERDELGDALFCLLALADELDYDASAALAESLAKYEARLADSGTAGSGE; encoded by the coding sequence ATGGACGAGCAAGCCCGCGTCGCCGCGTTCCTCGACGACAACGACATGCGCACGCCGCCCGCGTACCGCGTCCTCGACCTCGCCAGCGAGGTCGGTGAACTCGCGAAGAACGTCAACGAGTCCACCGAGTACGGCGCCGACGCCGCGGCCGCCGGCGTCGAGCGCGACGAGCTCGGGGACGCGCTGTTCTGCCTGCTCGCGCTCGCCGACGAGCTGGATTACGACGCGAGCGCCGCCCTGGCGGAGTCGCTGGCGAAGTACGAGGCGCGGTTGGCGGACTCCGGGACCGCGGGCTCCGGCGAGTAG